In a single window of the Arthrobacter zhangbolii genome:
- the murJ gene encoding murein biosynthesis integral membrane protein MurJ has translation MSTPSGPQPNAAPAAVDGPAEAGPGAEATVRAGAVMAAGTVASRILGLIRTALLAAAIGTAGGVSDPFNSANSLPNFIYLMVAGGVFNAVLVPQIIRASRQPDRGADYVSRLLTLAAAVLLVLTVLATLAAPLIVDLTTGFTDERLQLATLFAYWCLPQIFFYGMYAVVGQILNANGSFGPYMWAPVVNNVVSIAFLTVFLVVMGSEGTQEHTPETWTSAQTLLVAGGMTLGVAVQALVLLIPLQRLKLGLKPRFGLRGTGLGRTGRLASVTIITMLVGNGLYFVNLRIATIASDARKGLLAQDPPVQIAGSSNLDTGVLMYQLPHAVIALSLATIMFNQLSAASANGDLAAVRAVLSRGLRFTGVATVFGAAALLALAGPLGMLFSESPEVATLNGTIIAILAVGTPFLSINFFLTRVFYAAEDVRTPLKIQLILSAVGVALALTAGMLDPRFIVPTLAAAYSLGNVIAVVVSHLFLTRAIGPYGAGHVFDVYVRLALAGLAAAASGAALCGVFGANEVGGYFWQSRLNSVVVLAVGGVLMLAVYLGMLRLLRVSELKQLIGLVRERFGR, from the coding sequence ATGAGTACACCCTCCGGTCCGCAGCCGAACGCGGCGCCCGCGGCCGTTGACGGCCCCGCAGAGGCGGGGCCGGGGGCGGAAGCAACCGTCCGCGCCGGCGCCGTCATGGCGGCCGGCACCGTGGCCTCCCGGATCCTCGGCCTCATCCGGACGGCGCTGCTTGCCGCCGCCATCGGTACGGCCGGCGGGGTCTCGGATCCGTTCAACTCGGCGAACAGCCTGCCCAACTTCATTTACCTGATGGTTGCCGGCGGCGTCTTTAACGCCGTCCTGGTTCCGCAGATCATCCGCGCGAGCAGGCAGCCGGACCGCGGAGCGGACTACGTCAGCAGGCTGCTGACCCTCGCCGCCGCCGTACTGCTGGTCCTCACGGTCCTGGCGACCCTCGCGGCCCCGCTCATCGTGGATCTGACCACCGGTTTCACCGATGAACGCCTGCAGCTGGCCACGCTGTTTGCCTACTGGTGCCTGCCGCAGATCTTCTTCTACGGGATGTATGCCGTGGTGGGCCAGATCCTGAATGCCAACGGCTCTTTTGGCCCCTATATGTGGGCTCCCGTGGTGAACAACGTGGTGTCCATCGCGTTTCTGACGGTCTTCCTGGTGGTGATGGGCAGCGAAGGCACGCAGGAGCACACCCCCGAGACCTGGACCTCGGCGCAGACCCTCCTGGTAGCAGGGGGCATGACACTCGGTGTGGCCGTGCAGGCCCTGGTCCTGCTTATTCCCCTTCAACGGCTCAAGCTGGGCCTGAAACCCAGGTTCGGCCTGCGTGGGACCGGGCTGGGACGGACCGGCAGACTGGCGTCCGTCACCATCATCACGATGCTGGTGGGCAACGGGTTGTACTTCGTAAACCTGCGCATTGCCACCATCGCCTCCGACGCACGGAAAGGTCTTTTGGCGCAGGATCCGCCGGTTCAGATTGCAGGCTCCAGCAACCTGGATACCGGCGTCCTGATGTACCAGCTTCCGCACGCCGTCATAGCCCTGTCCCTGGCCACCATCATGTTCAACCAGCTCTCCGCCGCCTCCGCGAACGGCGATCTTGCCGCAGTGCGGGCGGTACTCTCCCGGGGGCTGCGGTTCACCGGCGTGGCCACTGTCTTCGGCGCGGCCGCCCTGCTGGCGTTGGCCGGCCCGCTCGGCATGCTCTTCAGCGAATCCCCCGAGGTGGCCACGCTCAACGGCACCATCATCGCCATCCTCGCCGTCGGTACCCCGTTCCTGAGCATCAACTTCTTCCTCACCCGGGTCTTTTATGCCGCCGAGGATGTTCGGACGCCGTTGAAAATCCAGCTGATCCTCTCCGCCGTGGGGGTGGCCCTTGCCCTGACCGCCGGCATGCTGGACCCGCGTTTTATTGTGCCCACGCTCGCGGCTGCCTACTCCCTGGGCAACGTGATCGCCGTCGTCGTGAGCCATCTCTTCCTCACCCGGGCCATCGGGCCCTACGGTGCCGGGCACGTTTTCGACGTGTATGTCCGGCTTGCCCTCGCCGGGCTTGCCGCCGCCGCTTCCGGCGCAGCCCTGTGCGGGGTGTTCGGCGCCAACGAGGTGGGCGGCTATTTCTGGCAGTCCAGGCTCAACTCCGTGGTGGTGCTGGCCGTGGGCGGTGTGCTGATGCTCGCCGTCTACTTGGGCATGCTGCGGCTGCTGCGGGTCAGCGAGCTCAAGCAGCTGATCGGGTTGGTCCGCGAGCGCTTCGGCCGGTGA
- a CDS encoding LTA synthase family protein has protein sequence MSGRNLHVARRSGAVVGHLLVYLLIWLGLTLLIAAIGIRMFWGEITVGQMLLNLVSVETDGGGGSIVWMGILGVGVLPVLITLAIAYWQRSRRRKHRARGQHLSSPRSRWVMRSVSTVLVGAVVIGGTTAFATTVGVGDYIKAANSPYDIGDYYAEPNVTGAENKRNLVTIYLESGEATLADDQLFEKDAFAPLKEATPAEEGWQSVENLQQYNGGGWTMAGLVSTQCGIPLKGSGLGGGSATNELGEDVDTYLGGSTCLGDALEDHGYTSVFLGGANSSFAAKDTFLGSHGYSEVKGLNEWRATGEPEENFRKDWGLSDERLLAHAKEQMDELHAEAERTGQPFNLSVLTLDTHEPVHIYDYCDVDTDSAVTSVFACSLTQVAGFVEYMEAQGYLEDTAVVIMGDHLKHMSAGDAFHEQLDHHPNRTIFNRVWVPGGSQPLRSDIDQLNMYPTLLEAAGLTLRDNSAGLGVSAFAPAVPESSAQALEPEAYSLLLDSLSPRFYAKAWAGEDPVR, from the coding sequence ATGTCCGGCCGTAATCTTCACGTGGCCCGACGGAGCGGCGCCGTGGTAGGGCATCTTCTTGTCTACCTCCTCATCTGGCTGGGCCTCACCCTGCTCATCGCAGCTATCGGCATCCGGATGTTCTGGGGCGAGATCACGGTAGGGCAGATGCTCCTGAACCTCGTGTCGGTGGAAACCGACGGCGGAGGCGGATCCATCGTCTGGATGGGCATCCTCGGCGTCGGCGTCCTGCCCGTGCTCATCACCCTGGCCATCGCCTATTGGCAGCGTTCCCGGCGCCGCAAGCACCGCGCCCGGGGCCAGCACCTTTCCTCCCCGCGCTCGCGCTGGGTCATGCGCAGCGTCTCCACCGTCCTGGTGGGCGCGGTGGTCATCGGCGGCACCACGGCCTTCGCCACCACTGTGGGCGTTGGCGACTACATCAAGGCCGCGAATTCCCCTTATGACATCGGGGACTACTACGCGGAGCCGAACGTCACCGGCGCGGAGAACAAGCGCAACCTGGTGACCATTTACCTCGAATCCGGTGAAGCCACCCTCGCCGATGACCAGCTCTTCGAAAAGGACGCCTTCGCTCCCCTCAAGGAAGCCACCCCGGCCGAAGAAGGCTGGCAGAGCGTGGAAAACCTGCAGCAGTACAACGGCGGGGGCTGGACCATGGCCGGCCTGGTTTCCACCCAGTGCGGCATTCCCCTGAAGGGCTCGGGCCTGGGCGGCGGCAGTGCCACCAACGAACTCGGCGAAGACGTCGACACCTATCTGGGCGGCTCCACCTGTCTGGGCGACGCCCTGGAGGACCACGGCTACACCAGCGTCTTCCTGGGCGGCGCCAACTCCTCGTTCGCCGCGAAGGACACCTTCCTGGGCAGCCACGGCTACTCCGAGGTCAAGGGCCTCAACGAATGGCGCGCCACCGGGGAACCCGAGGAGAACTTCCGCAAGGACTGGGGCCTGAGCGACGAGCGCCTGCTCGCCCACGCCAAGGAGCAGATGGACGAGCTGCACGCCGAGGCAGAACGCACCGGGCAGCCATTCAACCTCTCCGTGCTGACCCTGGACACCCACGAGCCGGTCCACATTTACGATTACTGCGATGTGGACACGGATAGCGCGGTCACGTCCGTGTTCGCCTGCTCCCTCACCCAGGTGGCCGGCTTTGTGGAGTACATGGAAGCCCAGGGATACCTCGAGGACACAGCGGTGGTGATCATGGGCGATCACCTTAAGCACATGAGTGCCGGCGACGCGTTCCACGAACAGCTGGACCACCACCCCAACCGCACCATCTTCAACCGCGTCTGGGTTCCCGGCGGAAGCCAGCCGCTGCGCTCCGACATTGACCAGCTGAACATGTACCCGACCCTGCTCGAAGCCGCCGGCCTGACCCTGCGGGATAACTCCGCCGGGCTTGGCGTCTCCGCCTTCGCCCCGGCGGTCCCGGAAAGCTCGGCGCAGGCGCTGGAACCCGAGGCATACTCCCTGCTGCTGGATTCCCTGTCGCCACGCTTCTATGCGAAGGCCTGGGCTGGCGAGGACCCGGTCCGGTAG
- a CDS encoding DNA polymerase IV yields the protein MLHVDLDQFIAAVEVLRRPELAGKPVIVGGRGDPTERAVVSTASYEARAFGVGSGMPLRIAARKVPDAVILPVDADAYLVASETVMATLRARPGAVVQVLGWDEAFVGTSTDDPEAYARQLQSAVLEQTQLHCSVGIGDTLVRAKNATDLGKPAGVFRLTKENWLEVMGARPTKELWGVGNKISARLVKLGITTVAELAAADPQSLVPEFGPKMGPWYAELGRGDGAGTVDDTPWVARGHSRETTFQQDLTEAAQVEDAVRELAANVLKDVEAEGRPVIGLTLKVRYAPFTTKTHARKIPETRDPGEVLDRALELARAIEPGRPIRLLGLRAEMAMPENARKGHTPTRGGW from the coding sequence GTGCTGCATGTTGACCTCGACCAGTTCATTGCCGCCGTCGAGGTGCTGAGGCGCCCGGAACTTGCCGGCAAGCCGGTGATCGTGGGCGGCCGCGGTGACCCCACGGAACGGGCGGTGGTCTCCACAGCTTCCTACGAAGCCCGGGCCTTCGGGGTTGGCTCCGGGATGCCGCTGCGGATTGCGGCCCGGAAGGTGCCCGACGCCGTGATCCTTCCGGTCGACGCCGACGCCTACCTCGTTGCCTCGGAGACGGTGATGGCCACGCTGCGCGCCCGGCCCGGCGCCGTCGTGCAGGTCCTGGGCTGGGACGAAGCCTTCGTCGGCACGTCCACGGACGATCCCGAGGCCTACGCCCGCCAGTTGCAGTCCGCAGTCCTGGAGCAGACGCAACTGCACTGCAGCGTGGGCATCGGCGACACCCTGGTGCGGGCAAAAAACGCCACCGACCTGGGCAAGCCCGCCGGGGTTTTCCGCCTCACCAAGGAGAACTGGCTGGAGGTCATGGGGGCCCGGCCCACCAAGGAGCTGTGGGGCGTTGGCAACAAAATCTCCGCCCGGCTCGTGAAGCTGGGCATCACCACCGTTGCGGAGCTGGCCGCCGCCGATCCGCAGTCGCTGGTGCCCGAGTTCGGGCCGAAGATGGGCCCCTGGTACGCGGAGCTGGGCCGCGGCGACGGCGCCGGTACCGTTGACGACACCCCGTGGGTGGCCCGCGGACACAGCCGGGAAACCACCTTCCAGCAGGACCTCACCGAGGCGGCACAGGTAGAGGACGCCGTGCGGGAGCTGGCCGCGAACGTCCTGAAAGACGTGGAAGCCGAAGGGCGGCCGGTGATCGGGCTGACCCTGAAGGTCCGCTACGCACCGTTCACCACCAAGACCCACGCCAGGAAGATCCCGGAAACCCGCGACCCGGGCGAAGTCCTGGACCGGGCACTGGAGCTCGCCCGGGCCATCGAGCCCGGCCGCCCGATCCGGCTGCTTGGCCTGCGGGCGGAAATGGCCATGCCGGAGAACGCCAGGAAGGGCCATACCCCCACGCGCGGCGGCTGGTGA
- a CDS encoding YdeI/OmpD-associated family protein, protein MPAIPSPAVPELTVADAAAWREWLEENESCSNGVRLVLAKKGVQSPTSLSYAQALEEALCSGWIDGRRNSGDQGTYRQHFTPRRARSLWSKRNIELTAGLIAAGRMRERGYAEISRAKADGRWDSAYSGAAALDVPTDLQTALDADPAAAAAFAALSRTARYPVLLQVVTAPNDAVRAARILRQVARLAAGNG, encoded by the coding sequence ATGCCCGCAATCCCATCTCCTGCCGTTCCCGAACTGACTGTGGCTGACGCCGCCGCCTGGCGGGAGTGGCTGGAGGAAAACGAATCCTGCAGCAACGGTGTCCGGCTGGTCCTCGCGAAGAAGGGCGTTCAGTCGCCCACGTCGCTGAGCTACGCCCAGGCCTTGGAGGAGGCCCTGTGCAGCGGCTGGATTGACGGGCGGCGGAACAGCGGAGACCAGGGAACCTACCGGCAGCACTTCACGCCGCGCCGGGCGCGGTCGCTGTGGTCGAAGCGGAACATCGAACTGACCGCAGGCCTTATTGCTGCGGGCCGGATGCGGGAACGCGGCTACGCCGAAATCTCCCGTGCCAAGGCGGACGGCCGCTGGGACAGCGCCTACTCCGGGGCGGCCGCGCTCGACGTCCCCACGGATCTGCAGACCGCGCTCGACGCCGATCCCGCCGCAGCCGCCGCGTTTGCCGCGCTGAGCCGCACGGCCCGGTATCCGGTCCTGCTGCAGGTGGTCACCGCCCCCAACGACGCCGTGCGTGCCGCGCGCATCCTCCGGCAGGTAGCGCGCCTGGCCGCCGGCAACGGCTGA
- a CDS encoding N(5)-(carboxyethyl)ornithine synthase — protein MTGPEHHLTLGVLASTRKPAERRLPLHPLHLERIAPEVRQQLILETGYGESFGVSDTVLKPLVGAILPRAQVVAEADVVLLAKPQPEDLAELRDGQTLWGWPHCVQDRAITQLAIDKKLTLIAFEAMNHWAGDGGFGLHVFHKNNELAGYSSVLHSLALTGVTGDYGRRLSAVVIGFGATARGAVTALNAHGIHDVQVLTNRGVAAVGSPIHSVRIAQFDHNDSAPFLSEVITERGRVPLAPFLAQSDIVVNCTLQDPNAPLTYLRTEDLAAFRPGSLIVDVSCDEGMGFEWAKTTTFAVPMFEVGEHINYYAVDHSPSYLWNSASWEISEALLPFLETVIGGPAAWAENDTIRQAIEISDGVIRNKDVLQFQRRQAVYPHAALAV, from the coding sequence GTGACCGGCCCCGAGCACCATCTCACTCTCGGTGTCCTGGCCAGCACCCGCAAGCCCGCCGAACGCCGGCTGCCCCTCCACCCGCTGCATCTGGAACGCATCGCGCCGGAGGTGCGGCAGCAGCTGATCCTCGAAACGGGGTACGGCGAGAGTTTCGGTGTGTCCGACACCGTGCTGAAACCGCTGGTGGGCGCAATCCTCCCCCGGGCCCAGGTAGTGGCGGAGGCCGACGTCGTCCTGCTGGCCAAGCCGCAGCCGGAGGACCTTGCCGAGCTGCGGGACGGGCAGACCCTCTGGGGCTGGCCGCACTGTGTGCAGGACCGGGCCATCACCCAGCTCGCGATCGATAAGAAACTCACGCTGATTGCCTTCGAGGCCATGAACCACTGGGCCGGCGACGGCGGCTTCGGCCTGCACGTGTTCCACAAGAACAACGAGCTGGCCGGTTACAGCTCCGTGCTGCATTCCCTCGCCCTGACCGGCGTCACGGGCGATTACGGCCGCCGGCTCAGCGCCGTCGTTATCGGTTTCGGTGCCACCGCCCGCGGGGCCGTGACCGCACTGAACGCGCACGGCATCCACGACGTCCAGGTACTGACCAACCGCGGTGTCGCGGCAGTGGGCTCCCCTATCCACTCGGTGCGGATAGCCCAGTTCGACCACAATGACTCTGCGCCGTTCCTCAGCGAAGTCATCACCGAACGCGGCCGGGTGCCGCTTGCCCCGTTCCTGGCCCAGAGCGACATCGTAGTGAACTGCACGCTCCAGGATCCCAATGCCCCGCTGACCTATTTGCGCACCGAGGACCTGGCCGCCTTCCGGCCCGGGAGCCTGATTGTGGATGTGTCCTGCGATGAGGGCATGGGCTTCGAGTGGGCGAAAACCACCACCTTCGCGGTCCCCATGTTCGAGGTGGGTGAGCACATCAACTACTACGCCGTGGACCACAGTCCGTCCTACCTGTGGAACTCCGCCAGTTGGGAAATCAGCGAGGCCCTGCTGCCGTTCCTGGAAACCGTCATCGGCGGCCCCGCGGCCTGGGCGGAAAACGACACCATCCGGCAGGCGATCGAAATCAGCGACGGCGTCATCCGGAACAAGGACGTGCTGCAGTTCCAGCGCCGTCAGGCCGTTTACCCGCACGCAGCACTGGCGGTGTAA
- a CDS encoding CPBP family intramembrane glutamic endopeptidase — MTFTDPHREPPVPNLPRLPAEPYPYHRAALARPGNRWWHPLTTLLVAVAVFAVLMLLTVVALVVAGIFVPSIGTAVDRAVSVDADLTDPAQLLFMLATICLLWPAAALGVRWGGRRPAGTLSSVTGRLRWRVFPRLLGLAAVLFVVWNGLSLLLPEAWVQASEGRGDGSSGNVWLLLLVVLAVVPLQATAEEYAFRGLLMQGIGSWLRHPAFAILLPVPLFVLGHGYGLVGQIDVAAFAVATGWLAWRTGGLEAAIALHVINNVGVFALGSVGLSDPNATDMPLAALPFSLAFLLAYSLIAARAFPAPALTAKPHERNGHPPTSGTTAASSRV, encoded by the coding sequence ATGACATTCACCGACCCGCACCGGGAGCCGCCGGTCCCTAACCTGCCCCGGCTCCCAGCGGAGCCCTACCCGTATCACCGGGCGGCCCTCGCCCGCCCCGGCAACAGGTGGTGGCACCCGCTAACCACCCTTCTGGTTGCCGTAGCTGTGTTCGCAGTCCTGATGCTGCTGACAGTGGTTGCGCTGGTGGTGGCGGGCATCTTCGTGCCTTCCATTGGCACCGCCGTGGACCGGGCGGTCTCCGTGGACGCGGACCTCACCGATCCCGCCCAGTTGCTCTTTATGCTTGCCACAATCTGCCTTCTGTGGCCGGCGGCAGCACTGGGCGTCCGCTGGGGAGGCAGGCGTCCGGCCGGCACACTCTCATCCGTCACCGGCCGGCTGCGCTGGCGCGTCTTTCCCCGCCTGCTCGGGTTGGCCGCAGTGCTGTTTGTGGTGTGGAACGGCCTGAGCCTGCTGCTGCCGGAGGCTTGGGTGCAGGCCAGTGAGGGCCGCGGGGACGGAAGCTCCGGCAACGTGTGGCTTTTGCTGCTGGTGGTCCTGGCCGTTGTGCCGCTGCAGGCCACCGCAGAGGAATACGCCTTTCGCGGCCTGCTGATGCAGGGCATAGGTTCCTGGCTGCGGCATCCGGCCTTTGCAATCCTGCTGCCGGTTCCGTTGTTTGTCCTCGGCCACGGGTACGGGCTGGTGGGGCAGATTGATGTTGCCGCCTTCGCTGTTGCCACGGGCTGGCTGGCCTGGCGCACCGGCGGCCTCGAAGCGGCCATCGCCCTGCATGTCATCAACAATGTCGGAGTTTTTGCCCTGGGATCGGTGGGGCTGTCAGACCCCAACGCCACCGATATGCCGCTGGCGGCCCTCCCGTTTTCGCTCGCCTTCCTGCTGGCCTATTCACTGATTGCGGCCCGCGCGTTTCCTGCACCGGCGTTGACGGCAAAGCCACACGAACGAAATGGTCATCCGCCAACGTCCGGAACCACAGCGGCCTCTTCCAGGGTTTGA
- a CDS encoding sensor histidine kinase — MAGITAGTGVAGLLLFLVVQGAMMPPEGEEVTGRFAALMFLDFLLGLAALGLLPLALRRAPVGAGLAIIAVSGLSSLAFPAACLCIIRIAALRRPRYVAATAAVFTAGMAAGTAVNPGDPIDGEIWWVLVAAVVPLVVLVLVGLNRGARQQLIVSLHHEADSARREQDARADQARLAERTRIAREMHDTLAHRLSLISMHAGALEYRTDLDAETIRSTAGMLRETAHKAATELRTVLTVLREDEAEAAPQPNIASIPALVDSARAAGTEITLSIEPALLATGEDAPADATSRHLYRVAQEGITNAQKHAPGHPVTVSLTGAPGHGITVKVSNPISGSPHRSPDGLGLIGLAERARLSGGSFESGARQGVYMTKVEVPW, encoded by the coding sequence GTGGCCGGTATTACTGCCGGGACCGGGGTGGCCGGGCTGCTGCTTTTCCTGGTGGTCCAAGGCGCCATGATGCCGCCCGAAGGCGAAGAGGTCACGGGCAGGTTCGCCGCCCTGATGTTCCTGGACTTCCTCCTGGGCCTTGCTGCGCTTGGGCTGCTGCCCCTTGCCCTGCGCCGGGCACCGGTGGGTGCCGGGCTGGCCATCATCGCCGTGAGCGGGCTCTCCAGCCTGGCTTTCCCGGCGGCCTGCCTGTGCATTATCCGCATTGCCGCGCTGCGGCGTCCCAGGTACGTGGCCGCGACCGCGGCAGTCTTTACCGCGGGGATGGCCGCCGGCACAGCCGTCAACCCCGGTGATCCGATCGACGGCGAGATCTGGTGGGTGCTCGTGGCCGCAGTGGTCCCGCTGGTGGTCCTGGTGCTTGTCGGCCTGAACCGCGGCGCGCGGCAGCAGTTGATTGTCTCCCTTCACCACGAAGCGGATAGTGCACGCCGGGAACAGGACGCCCGCGCGGACCAGGCGCGGCTGGCCGAACGCACCCGGATCGCCCGGGAAATGCACGACACCCTGGCCCACCGGCTCAGCCTGATCAGCATGCATGCAGGAGCCTTGGAATACCGGACGGATCTGGACGCCGAGACCATCCGTTCCACGGCCGGGATGCTGCGGGAGACCGCGCATAAGGCAGCAACGGAACTGCGCACCGTGCTGACGGTCCTGCGGGAGGACGAGGCGGAGGCTGCGCCCCAGCCGAACATCGCATCCATTCCGGCATTGGTGGATTCCGCGCGTGCGGCCGGCACCGAGATCACCCTGAGTATTGAACCGGCCCTGCTGGCCACCGGGGAGGATGCTCCCGCGGACGCCACCTCCCGCCACCTGTACCGCGTGGCGCAGGAAGGCATTACCAACGCCCAGAAACACGCCCCGGGCCATCCGGTGACCGTGTCCCTGACCGGTGCCCCCGGACACGGGATTACCGTGAAAGTGAGCAATCCGATTTCCGGCTCTCCGCACCGCTCGCCGGATGGGCTGGGCCTGATCGGGCTGGCCGAACGGGCCCGGCTGTCCGGTGGGTCCTTTGAATCGGGGGCCCGCCAGGGCGTTTACATGACCAAAGTGGAGGTGCCGTGGTGA
- a CDS encoding response regulator — protein sequence MKADKVRVMVVDDEPLIRAGLRLILDGAPDLSIVGEAGDGETAVRLAAELEPDVVLMDIRMPRLSGIGATERMTVLPVPPKVIVLTSFETDDFILSALRAGASGFLLKDTAPADIVSAVRAAAEDKLRFSPGILKRIVAAAATVRPAPAVQPNPLLELSERERAVARAVARGLTNTEIGAELFVSVATVKTHIASAFTKLDVTNRVQLAVTVLQADAPAG from the coding sequence GTGAAGGCGGACAAAGTGCGGGTAATGGTGGTGGATGATGAGCCCCTGATCCGGGCGGGGCTGCGGCTCATCCTCGATGGGGCGCCGGACCTTTCCATTGTCGGTGAAGCGGGCGACGGTGAAACCGCCGTCCGGCTCGCCGCCGAGCTGGAGCCCGACGTCGTACTGATGGACATCCGCATGCCCCGCCTGAGCGGGATCGGAGCCACTGAACGCATGACTGTGCTGCCCGTCCCGCCCAAGGTGATTGTCCTGACCTCATTCGAGACGGATGATTTCATTCTGTCCGCGCTGCGGGCCGGGGCCAGCGGTTTCCTGCTGAAGGACACCGCGCCGGCCGACATAGTCTCAGCGGTCCGCGCCGCGGCGGAGGACAAGCTGCGTTTCTCCCCGGGAATCCTTAAACGTATTGTCGCGGCCGCAGCCACGGTCCGGCCGGCGCCCGCGGTACAGCCCAATCCGCTGCTGGAGCTCAGTGAGCGGGAGCGCGCCGTGGCCCGTGCCGTTGCCCGCGGCCTGACCAACACGGAAATAGGCGCCGAACTCTTCGTCAGCGTGGCTACGGTGAAAACCCATATTGCCAGTGCCTTCACCAAACTCGACGTCACCAACCGTGTCCAGTTGGCCGTGACCGTCCTCCAGGCCGACGCACCGGCCGGGTAG